ATGCCTTAGAAGGTAAAGAAGTTGGCGACAAATTTGAAGTGCGTGTTCAACCTGAAGAAGGCTACGGCGAATACAATGAAAACATGGTTCAACGTGTACCAAAAGAGGTATTCCAAGGCGTTGATGAAGTCGTTGTTGGCATGCGTTTCTTAGCTGACACGGATATCGGCCCTGTTCCTGTTGTGATCACTGAAGTGGATGGCGATGAAGTAGTGGTTGATGGTAACCACATGTTAGCGGGTCAAGAATTACACTTCACTGTGGAAGTTGTTGGCACTCGTGAAGCAACATTAGAAGAAATTGCTCACGGTCACGTGCATGGTGAACACGATCATCACCATCATCACGATGATGAAGGTGGTCACGGCTGCGGTTGTGGCGGTCACGGTCATCATCACCATGATCACGATCATGGACACGGCGGTTGCTGTGGCGGTGATCATAAACACGATCATGATCACGGACACGGTCATGGCGGCTGTGGTTGCGGCGGTCACTAATCTTAATCTAGAGACAAAAAAAGTGCGGTTAAAAATAACCGCACTTTTTCTTTATCTAAACTTTCATTACAGAATAAATCGACTTAAATCTTCATTCTCGATCACTTCGCCTAATGCCTCAATCACATAGGCCGCATCAATATTTACGGTTTGTCCGTTCATATCGCTCGCATCGAATGAAATTTTATCCATTAAACGTTCCATAACGGTATGTAAACGTCTTGCGCCGATATTCTCCGTTTTCTCATTCACACGGAAGGCGGCTTCAGCAATTTTCTTAATCGCATCTTGTGTAAACTCAATGCTCACGCCTTCTGTTGCCATGAGCGCTTTATATTGCTCCGTTAAAGATGCATTTGGTTCAGTTAGAATACGCTCAAAATCTTCTGCCGTTAATGCTGATAATTCAAC
The sequence above is a segment of the Haemophilus parainfluenzae genome. Coding sequences within it:
- the slyD gene encoding peptidylprolyl isomerase translates to MKVAKNTVVSIAYQVRTQDGVLVDEAPANQPLEYLQGHNNLIIGLENALEGKEVGDKFEVRVQPEEGYGEYNENMVQRVPKEVFQGVDEVVVGMRFLADTDIGPVPVVITEVDGDEVVVDGNHMLAGQELHFTVEVVGTREATLEEIAHGHVHGEHDHHHHHDDEGGHGCGCGGHGHHHHDHDHGHGGCCGGDHKHDHDHGHGHGGCGCGGH